The Virgibacillus sp. MSP4-1 genome has a segment encoding these proteins:
- a CDS encoding DUF1189 family protein, with translation MLETVRQISNIHIKYTIDGYGQEVLVVELFTALKNSFLLPEKKALFRLNRISMRNTIVYISVILFLLFIPDVLQMILHFEDAEIPRSMYALQLMVIYPFLIIFLAVSGISLLAGVSFLIKVLLRRRLAYQQLWKMTAFALTIPLLLHVLLKYTVDYSFMINGVPLLVLYFLMYRMILVYPQRRRE, from the coding sequence GTGCTGGAAACTGTTCGACAGATTTCCAATATCCATATAAAATATACGATAGATGGCTATGGGCAGGAGGTTCTGGTCGTGGAGTTATTTACAGCCTTAAAAAACAGCTTCTTATTACCTGAGAAAAAGGCGTTGTTTCGGTTAAATCGTATTTCCATGCGTAATACCATTGTTTATATCAGTGTGATTCTGTTTCTTCTCTTTATTCCGGATGTCTTACAAATGATTCTGCATTTTGAGGATGCTGAGATTCCAAGGAGTATGTATGCCCTTCAATTAATGGTCATATATCCCTTTTTAATCATTTTTTTGGCCGTATCCGGAATTTCACTGCTGGCGGGTGTTTCGTTTCTGATTAAGGTGCTGCTTAGACGGAGACTGGCGTACCAGCAGCTTTGGAAAATGACGGCTTTTGCACTGACCATCCCTTTACTTTTACACGTTCTATTAAAGTATACAGTTGATTATTCGTTCATGATTAATGGGGTTCCATTGCTGGTGCTGTATTTTCTCATGTACAGGATGATTTTGGTTTATCCTCAAAGGCGCAGGGAATAA
- a CDS encoding 4Fe-4S binding protein, translating to MAFVITAPCKEEKSGECVEVCPVDCIEEGKDMFYIDPDICIDCGACEAVCPVEAIYHEDDMLDEDVPYLEAAREFFANK from the coding sequence ATGGCATTTGTCATTACTGCACCTTGTAAGGAAGAAAAGTCCGGGGAATGTGTAGAAGTTTGCCCGGTGGATTGTATTGAAGAAGGAAAGGACATGTTTTATATAGATCCGGATATCTGCATTGATTGCGGAGCCTGTGAAGCTGTATGTCCGGTCGAAGCTATCTATCATGAGGATGATATGCTGGACGAGGATGTCCCATATCTGGAAGCTGCCAGAGAATTTTTTGCGAATAAGTAA
- a CDS encoding C45 family peptidase, which translates to MKEIYSDIIQFRGSHYDYGRMQGEQLKNSLIVKNRERQWKVRRPRFSVDEQEARDAIRRFAPGIWEEIIGLQDALEWPIERVLMEFSGYRLPYARSGCSILTGENYFIRNYDYHPKTYEGRYALYQPTDHGYATAGPQQKITGRPDGINERGLVLGYNFMHRKKPGEGFICHMIGRMVLENCANTEEAVAMLKEIPHRHSFSYIAYDQGGQAFVVEASPRGTEVRQSTVCTNHFERMKQENRHHLVDSYKRLEAMEQGKSAIQNSYDAFRLLNDTDKEVFSKQYKNWAGTIHTSAYFPKEMKAWFALGGDQEPAEIDFGDWVAGNDLNMDRIYGEVDTDIPFVHMDENATWFK; encoded by the coding sequence ATGAAGGAAATCTACAGTGATATCATTCAGTTTCGCGGGTCTCATTATGATTATGGTCGAATGCAGGGGGAGCAATTAAAGAATTCTTTAATCGTAAAAAATCGGGAACGGCAATGGAAGGTGAGAAGACCACGATTTTCCGTTGATGAACAGGAAGCAAGAGATGCCATCCGCCGCTTTGCTCCTGGCATCTGGGAGGAAATCATCGGCCTGCAGGATGCTTTGGAATGGCCGATCGAACGTGTGTTAATGGAATTCAGTGGTTATCGCTTGCCATACGCTCGCTCGGGCTGTTCGATTCTGACAGGGGAAAATTATTTTATTCGTAATTATGATTATCATCCGAAGACTTATGAGGGCCGGTATGCGCTCTATCAGCCAACGGATCATGGCTATGCGACAGCCGGGCCTCAGCAGAAAATTACAGGGCGTCCGGATGGAATCAATGAAAGAGGCCTGGTATTAGGTTATAACTTCATGCATCGGAAAAAGCCGGGAGAAGGATTCATCTGTCATATGATTGGCCGGATGGTACTTGAAAATTGCGCGAATACAGAAGAAGCTGTGGCTATGTTAAAGGAAATCCCGCACCGCCATTCCTTCAGCTATATTGCCTATGACCAGGGTGGGCAGGCCTTTGTTGTCGAGGCATCTCCACGGGGAACAGAGGTGCGTCAATCTACGGTCTGTACGAACCATTTTGAAAGGATGAAACAGGAAAACCGTCATCACCTGGTTGACTCCTATAAGCGATTGGAGGCGATGGAGCAGGGGAAATCAGCCATTCAGAATTCCTATGATGCTTTCCGTTTGCTGAACGATACGGATAAAGAAGTTTTCTCAAAACAATATAAAAACTGGGCGGGTACTATTCATACCTCCGCCTACTTTCCAAAAGAAATGAAAGCGTGGTTTGCTCTGGGCGGTGATCAGGAGCCGGCAGAGATAGACTTTGGAGATTGGGTAGCAGGAAATGATTTAAATATGGACCGCATTTATGGGGAAGTGGATACGGATATTCCCTTTGTTCATATGGATGAAAATGCCACCTGGTTTAAGTAA
- a CDS encoding YitT family protein, producing MSKVKRKKLLKEIMQIIIITIGAIIASMGLELFLVPNNILDGGVIGLSIIAGAITNYQMSVFIILFNIPFLLIGFRRMGRKFTMHTLYGIIVLSIFTAIMHPFEPVTDDLFLATIVGAVILGTGVGLVIRTGGALDGTEIIAILFSKERPVSVGQLVMIMNFFIFILAALLVFSWETAMYSIITYYIAFKMIDVVVEGLEELKSVTIISDVPDELADSLIQQLGRGITFFHGEGVYTNDPKKIIYTVVTRIELSTVRSIANDIDPEALIAIENVADVSGSNFKKSTH from the coding sequence TTGTCCAAAGTCAAAAGAAAAAAACTCCTAAAAGAAATCATGCAAATCATTATAATTACCATCGGAGCTATTATCGCAAGTATGGGGCTGGAATTATTTCTCGTTCCAAATAATATATTGGACGGTGGAGTCATCGGACTATCAATTATTGCAGGTGCGATTACCAATTATCAGATGAGTGTGTTTATCATTTTATTTAACATTCCTTTTTTATTGATTGGCTTTCGCCGCATGGGAAGGAAATTTACGATGCATACATTGTATGGAATAATTGTCCTCTCCATTTTCACGGCCATTATGCATCCATTCGAACCAGTAACAGACGACTTATTCTTAGCCACAATCGTTGGCGCCGTAATTCTTGGAACAGGCGTCGGACTGGTCATTCGTACCGGTGGGGCACTGGATGGAACAGAAATTATTGCCATTTTATTCAGCAAGGAACGTCCTGTATCTGTAGGACAGCTGGTTATGATTATGAACTTTTTCATTTTTATTTTGGCTGCCTTACTTGTCTTCAGCTGGGAGACGGCTATGTATTCCATCATTACTTACTACATTGCCTTTAAAATGATTGATGTCGTTGTTGAAGGGTTGGAGGAGCTCAAGTCTGTAACGATTATTTCCGACGTGCCGGATGAATTGGCAGATTCACTCATTCAGCAGTTGGGGCGTGGCATCACCTTTTTTCATGGGGAAGGGGTTTATACAAATGATCCCAAAAAAATCATCTACACCGTTGTCACCCGCATTGAATTGTCCACCGTCCGAAGCATTGCCAATGACATTGATCCAGAAGCACTCATCGCCATCGAAAACGTAGCAGACGTCTCAGGAAGTAACTTCAAAAAAAGCACTCATTAA
- a CDS encoding tripartite tricarboxylate transporter permease: MDISLILQMVLVAGIASVLYTLIGVAPGTDETAVLAPVTLVLVLAGFEPVIILTFFMAAIVAKKLTDSIPVAVAGIPGGVMSAPMVEHALVLKKHGLADVSIRKMASGSVIGTIVSIPISFALANFLSEFSEAIKEYTDPIFFIGAIFLALMTKNKWLALVSIFPLALLIQGLRHLYWGVGIVPEDTTVFISFFLGITIGPVILTLFELLNGDLRSKLTRHETKKISFRISKKIKGFPNPFRILTKNETVSSFFSSLLGVGTFFLSPVGMTIMIGEVVASKIKDPVKKAARAISSMDALTNAAYISGTLIPLIALGLPLSPTALGPGHALFNAPPVFTQDHNLHHILSMSEFFWATIIGAGIAILITYFVTVKYAVQICRFVFKRIPHEAMLGLFFGLVLLLAYMDAGWLNVAGVLLIGLVAGVLNRLGVNYGVQFMTLYAAPFIVNTLF, from the coding sequence ATGGATATTAGTTTAATTTTACAGATGGTGCTCGTTGCCGGAATTGCATCTGTACTCTATACATTAATTGGGGTGGCACCTGGTACAGATGAAACGGCTGTTTTAGCACCCGTAACTCTTGTTTTAGTCTTGGCTGGATTTGAACCTGTGATTATTTTAACGTTCTTCATGGCAGCCATTGTAGCAAAGAAATTAACGGATTCGATTCCGGTCGCTGTTGCCGGTATACCAGGCGGGGTGATGTCGGCTCCGATGGTCGAACATGCACTGGTCTTAAAGAAACACGGTCTGGCGGATGTCAGCATACGAAAAATGGCTTCCGGTTCAGTGATCGGGACCATCGTTTCGATTCCGATCAGTTTTGCTTTGGCGAATTTCCTATCTGAATTTTCGGAAGCTATTAAAGAATATACAGATCCCATTTTCTTTATTGGAGCTATCTTTTTAGCCTTAATGACGAAAAATAAATGGCTTGCTTTAGTCTCTATATTCCCGCTTGCTCTGTTAATTCAAGGGCTGCGTCATTTATATTGGGGAGTGGGGATTGTTCCTGAGGATACGACGGTATTTATCTCCTTTTTCTTAGGAATTACAATTGGTCCAGTGATATTAACCCTATTTGAATTGTTAAATGGGGACTTACGTTCAAAATTAACGCGTCACGAAACAAAGAAAATTTCCTTCAGGATCAGCAAAAAAATTAAAGGCTTTCCGAATCCGTTTCGAATACTGACGAAAAATGAGACGGTTTCAAGCTTCTTTTCTTCCCTATTAGGTGTAGGGACCTTTTTCTTAAGTCCTGTAGGTATGACCATTATGATTGGTGAGGTTGTTGCGAGTAAGATTAAGGATCCGGTCAAAAAGGCCGCCCGTGCGATTTCTTCAATGGATGCATTAACAAATGCGGCTTATATCAGCGGAACATTGATTCCATTGATTGCACTGGGACTTCCTTTGTCACCTACTGCTCTTGGACCTGGTCATGCTTTGTTTAATGCACCACCCGTTTTTACACAGGATCATAATTTGCATCATATTCTGTCAATGTCTGAATTTTTCTGGGCGACGATTATTGGTGCCGGAATTGCGATTTTGATTACGTATTTTGTTACCGTGAAGTATGCGGTGCAGATTTGCCGCTTTGTCTTTAAGCGTATTCCGCATGAGGCGATGCTGGGCTTGTTTTTCGGGCTGGTTCTTCTCCTTGCCTATATGGATGCAGGCTGGCTGAATGTTGCCGGAGTTCTGCTTATTGGACTGGTTGCCGGCGTCCTTAACCGGTTAGGCGTCAACTACGGAGTACAGTTTATGACACTTTATGCAGCACCTTTTATTGTTAATACGCTATTTTAA